The genomic stretch AAAACAAGTACTCTTAGATATTCCAAATGTGAAGGCTATAAACATGACTCATTAGTAATGAAAGTCTTTTGGAtattgaaagattttttttttcttttttagtttgtgtaagtgtttttctttttttatttttttgtaaacaGAATATTTGTGTTAAAATTCTTTGATGTGTTTTTCAGACTAGTCTTTAATCTCGGGATCTCCAAACATCTTGATAATAAGATATTGGACCCTCACAAGAACCAAATCTCAATGTATGTAGCATTTTGTTTTTAGATTATCGTAGATTTACATGTTTTTAGAacttatgttttatgtttatttgtaGGTAGTGAAATTCGAGATTGATTTTTTTCCAAGTAAGAGGAAACGATAAAAGCATGACTGGGATGTTGAGAAGAACCACTTAGTACCCTTGTTTCTTTACTTTTGTTGGTTTTGGACTATTATTGGGTCTTGTATTGTTTTTAGATAATTAGAGTTTTTCTATATTCTAGTTTTAAAGGGGACTCGTACATATGTCCCTTAGTAGTAATTAGACTTACGAGTGCAGAGGCTCATACTATATAAGAATTCTTTGTAGACTCTTGGATGAAAGATTTTggataattgaaaatttaaggttttctctattaaaattttaattcttatatttttgaGTTTTACAATTAAAAGTGACGAATATTTCTTACTTGTCTTCGATCCTCTCTGAATGGTGTGTCTTTCTTCGTTCCAATATTTATCTAATCTTCATCCATTCTCCATTCTCCATTCTCCATTCCGCATTCATTCAGCACCTAAATCCTAAACGGGGTTCTAATGAAATAGTCGGACAAGAGAAGAAGCAAAAGTAACATAACGAGGAAGTACCTAAATCCTAAACGGGGTTCTGATGAAATAGTAGGAACAAGATGGAGAAGAAGCAAAACTAACATAACGAGGAAGTTGACCGAAAATGTTCGAGCTGTACAACATAAAACCGCGGGCACAGAGTGAGGACTAACTATAAACAAACAAAGAGTGGCGGGAATCAAACCAGTCCCAAACGCCCCACACGCGAGTGTGTTTCACGCTCCAAATCCTTCGCATTACACAAACTCTTTCCCATTCCTTTCAAGAAAACCCTTTTTCCTCAACGCTGCGAAGCAAAGGGAAAAACAGTGAAGATGAAAGATTCAGCGGAAACAGATCCTATTGCTGAGTCTCTCAACCTACTGTGTAAACTCCTGGACTCGGAACTACCCAGCGTCACAAACTTCAAAGGGAAATGGTCACTTGCCCGAGTCAAACTCACCCATCTCCAAACTCACCTCACCGATTTCTCCGCCGAGTTCCCCTACGCCTCCACCACCAACTCCCtctccctccacctcctccacTCGATCTCCCGCACACTCAACGACGCCGTTTTACTCGCCCGCACGTGCCAGCCCCAAGACCTCCTTAACGGCAAGCTCAAAACCCAAAGCGACCTCGACTCCCTCCTGGCCACCCTCGACCGCCAAGTTACCGACTGCGACATCCTCTTCCGCAGCGGCCTTCTCATTGAAAGCGCTGCCGTTTCCACCTCCAAAAGAGAAGCTATCCGCTCCGCATCACGAAACCTAATCACCCGGTTGCAAATCGGGTCGCCCGAGTCCAAAATTTCAGCGATGGACTCTCTATTGGACCTCCTTAATGAAGACGACAAAAATGTTACCATTGCTGTGGCCCAGGGCGTCGTTCCCGTGCTCGTGCGCCTACTTGATTCACCCTCCGACATGAAGGAGAAAATAGTCGCCGCCATCTCCAAAGTATCCACAGTCGAAAGTGCCAAGACTGTGCTCCTCGCAGAGGGTTTACTTCTTCTCAACCACCTTCTCCGAGTACTGGATTCTGGAAGCGGATTCGCGATTGAGAAATCAAGCATCGCCCTTCAAGCACTGAGTCTTACCAAGGACAACGCCAGAGCGATTGGCTCACGCGGCGGAATCTCGTCTCTGCTGGAGATTTGCCAGGCTGGCACCCCTGGCGCGCAGGCCTCCGCAGCCGCCGTGTTGCGCAACCTCGCTGCGTTCGCGGAAATTAGGGACAATTTCGCGGAGGAGAATGCAGTGGTGGTTTTAGTCGCCTTGGCTTCCTCCGGGACTGCTTCGGCGCGTGAGAACGCAATTGGGTGTTTGTCGAATTTGATTTCCGAGGCTGACTCGGACGGTTTGTCGAATTTGAGGGTTATGGTGGTTAAAGAAGGGGGGATTGAGTGTTTGAAGAATTACTGGGATTCGGGTACTCCAATTCCGAGTCTTGAAGTTGCAGTGACGATGTTGCGGCATTTGGCTGAGAGTGCTGCAATTGGAGAGGTGCTGATAGGTGAAGGGTTTGTTCGGAGGCTTGTGGGGGTGCTGAACTGTGAGGTGCTGGCGATGAGGGTTGCCGCCGCGAGGGCGGTTCACGCTATAGGGTTGAACAGTGGCAAGGCAAGGAAGGAGATGGGCGAATTGGGGTGCGTTTTTACTTTGATTAAGATGTTGGATGGCAAAGGTGTTGAGGAGAAAGAGGTTTCTGCAATGGCATTGTCGGTACTGCTGATGCACCCTGCGAATAGGAGGGTTTTCCGCAAGGATGAAAGAGGGGTTGTTAGCGCTGTTCATTTGTTGAACCCTTCCTTGCAAGGGTTGGATAAGAAGTACCCTGTTTCGTTGCTCGCTTCGTTAGTGTATTCCAAGAGTTGCAGAAAGCAGATGGTAGCAGCAGGAGCTTGTGTATATATGCAGAAGCTTGTGGAGATGGATGTGCCGGGATCAAAGAAACTCTTGGAGAGTCTTGGGCGTGGTAAGATTTGGGGTGTTTTTTCAAGACCCTAGGTGATGATGATCAACATGGAGATAGTCGTGGATTTCTGTAACATGGAAGTTCTGATTATTCATTGATCTGTATGCATGATAGACTTGTTCAGGTTTTCGTCTTCTTTTTGCCttgtaattattcattaataatttgtcTTTGTACGTAGAAGTAAGTTTTTCTAATGATTTATCTCTGAACAGATTGTGTTTATGTTTAGGAACAATGATATAAAGTACATGATTTTGCGACCACTGGTTGAGTACGATCTATTACTTAGCTCAATTTGGCTGAATATAGTAGCATAGGGATAGTACATAGTTGAATACTTTGCATATAGTGTTTTTACTTGTAATCAATGAGGTTGAGTATGTTCAGATTGAAATGTGATTTTTAAGTATCAATGTTACAGTATTTGGATGCTCTATATTGAAGAAGATTGCA from Vigna radiata var. radiata cultivar VC1973A unplaced genomic scaffold, Vradiata_ver6 scaffold_233, whole genome shotgun sequence encodes the following:
- the LOC106753207 gene encoding uncharacterized protein LOC106753207, translating into MKDSAETDPIAESLNLLCKLLDSELPSVTNFKGKWSLARVKLTHLQTHLTDFSAEFPYASTTNSLSLHLLHSISRTLNDAVLLARTCQPQDLLNGKLKTQSDLDSLLATLDRQVTDCDILFRSGLLIESAAVSTSKREAIRSASRNLITRLQIGSPESKISAMDSLLDLLNEDDKNVTIAVAQGVVPVLVRLLDSPSDMKEKIVAAISKVSTVESAKTVLLAEGLLLLNHLLRVLDSGSGFAIEKSSIALQALSLTKDNARAIGSRGGISSLLEICQAGTPGAQASAAAVLRNLAAFAEIRDNFAEENAVVVLVALASSGTASARENAIGCLSNLISEADSDGLSNLRVMVVKEGGIECLKNYWDSGTPIPSLEVAVTMLRHLAESAAIGEVLIGEGFVRRLVGVLNCEVLAMRVAAARAVHAIGLNSGKARKEMGELGCVFTLIKMLDGKGVEEKEVSAMALSVLLMHPANRRVFRKDERGVVSAVHLLNPSLQGLDKKYPVSLLASLVYSKSCRKQMVAAGACVYMQKLVEMDVPGSKKLLESLGRGKIWGVFSRP